In one window of Frigoriglobus tundricola DNA:
- the nuoK gene encoding NADH-quinone oxidoreductase subunit NuoK: protein MTVTLWHFLAVAAALFGLGLVGFLTRRNLITMFLCAEMMLQGVAINFVAFARYHANLQGQVFVLFILAVAACEAGVALALFVSLYRRRRTLDSSEWQDLRELGVPAAADAEPLEPVRVEPEPTLTPAGARPVPTAEEAARV from the coding sequence GTGACCGTTACCCTGTGGCACTTCCTCGCGGTGGCCGCGGCGCTGTTCGGCCTCGGTCTGGTCGGGTTCCTCACCCGCCGCAACCTGATCACGATGTTCCTGTGCGCCGAGATGATGCTCCAGGGCGTCGCGATCAACTTCGTCGCGTTCGCCCGGTACCACGCGAACCTGCAAGGGCAGGTGTTCGTGTTGTTCATCCTGGCCGTCGCCGCGTGCGAAGCCGGCGTGGCCCTCGCCCTGTTCGTGAGCCTGTACCGCCGCCGCCGGACCCTCGACTCGTCCGAGTGGCAGGACCTGCGCGAGCTGGGCGTTCCGGCCGCCGCGGACGCGGAACCGCTCGAACCGGTCCGGGTCGAGCCCGAACCGACGCTCACCCCGGCCGGTGCGCGGCCGGTCCCGACCGCGGAGGAGGCCGCCCGTGTCTGA
- a CDS encoding NADH-quinone oxidoreductase subunit NuoE family protein, producing MSVLSEDLKNRIRAFIPKYPRKQAVTLPALHLVHDELRTVSNEAIVEIAEILELHPSEVNDTMTFYAFFKGEGEKLGTTRFWVCRGLACMLRGAYELIEHCEDKLGVHCGHTTPDGKITLEFAECIGACDGAPACLVNDVHAMNVTPEKADQLITELKLK from the coding sequence ATGAGCGTTCTGTCCGAAGACCTGAAGAACCGCATACGGGCGTTCATCCCGAAGTACCCGCGGAAGCAGGCGGTGACGCTGCCGGCGCTGCACCTCGTTCACGACGAGCTGCGCACGGTCTCGAACGAGGCCATCGTCGAGATCGCCGAGATCCTCGAGCTGCACCCGTCGGAAGTGAACGACACGATGACCTTCTACGCCTTCTTCAAGGGCGAGGGGGAGAAGCTCGGCACCACGCGGTTCTGGGTGTGCCGGGGCTTGGCGTGCATGCTCCGCGGCGCGTACGAGCTGATCGAACACTGCGAAGACAAGCTCGGCGTTCACTGCGGGCACACGACGCCCGACGGAAAGATCACGCTGGAGTTCGCGGAGTGCATCGGGGCGTGCGACGGCGCCCCGGCGTGTCTGGTGAACGACGTTCACGCGATGAACGTGACGCCGGAGAAGGCGGACCAGTTGATCACCGAGTTGAAGCTCAAGTAG
- the nuoF gene encoding NADH-quinone oxidoreductase subunit NuoF: MPTYEPVLLARINKPNSGKLEGYRADGGYATVERALKELKPIDVVTQVKDSGLRGRGGAGFPCGLKWTFLPKDHPGPIYLCVNADESEPCTYNNRILMEKDPHQVLEGIMLACYAIRSQKAFFYVRYEYGDAFRALESAVAEMYAAGLLGKNILGSGFDLDIVLHRGAGAYICGEETGLIESLEGKRAWPRIKPPFPAIEGAFRKPTIVNNVETLACVTQIMKRGKEWFQSLGVPPDPKNPRDAGSYGPKLYTIAGHVEQPCCVELPMGVTVRELVEKHGGGVWKGRKAKAVNPGGLSMGYLNVNTKLKDSDLTEYDIPLDFNGPGRVQCLGLGTAAVTVIDDQTSMIDVLHNTCQFFSHESCGQCTPCREGTGWMLKITDRLRRGLGRKEDLDVLVDVADRIGIMPGTTICGLADGAGWPVKTAIRKFREEFEAAIKSGAKSKYAKSLAMAGAH, encoded by the coding sequence ATGCCGACCTACGAACCCGTGCTCCTGGCCCGCATCAACAAGCCCAACAGCGGCAAGCTGGAGGGCTACCGCGCCGATGGCGGGTACGCCACCGTCGAGCGGGCGCTGAAAGAGCTGAAGCCGATCGACGTCGTCACGCAGGTGAAGGATTCGGGTTTGCGCGGGCGCGGCGGCGCGGGGTTCCCGTGCGGGCTCAAGTGGACGTTCCTCCCGAAGGACCACCCGGGGCCGATCTACCTGTGCGTCAACGCGGATGAGTCCGAGCCGTGTACGTACAACAACCGCATCCTGATGGAGAAGGACCCCCATCAGGTGCTCGAAGGGATCATGCTGGCGTGCTACGCCATCCGGTCCCAGAAGGCGTTCTTCTACGTCCGGTACGAGTACGGCGACGCGTTCCGCGCGCTCGAATCGGCCGTGGCCGAGATGTACGCCGCCGGCCTGCTCGGTAAGAACATCCTCGGCAGCGGCTTCGACCTCGACATCGTTCTGCACCGCGGCGCCGGGGCGTACATCTGCGGCGAAGAAACGGGCCTGATCGAGTCGCTCGAAGGCAAGCGGGCGTGGCCGCGGATCAAGCCGCCGTTCCCGGCCATTGAGGGTGCGTTCCGCAAGCCGACGATCGTAAACAACGTCGAAACGCTGGCCTGCGTCACGCAGATCATGAAGCGCGGCAAGGAGTGGTTCCAGTCGCTCGGCGTCCCCCCCGACCCGAAGAACCCCCGCGACGCCGGCAGCTACGGGCCGAAGCTCTACACCATCGCCGGGCACGTCGAACAGCCGTGCTGCGTCGAACTGCCGATGGGCGTGACCGTTCGCGAGCTGGTGGAGAAGCACGGCGGCGGCGTGTGGAAGGGCCGCAAGGCGAAGGCCGTGAACCCCGGCGGCCTGAGCATGGGCTACCTGAACGTCAACACGAAGCTCAAGGACAGTGACCTCACCGAGTACGACATCCCGCTGGACTTCAACGGCCCCGGCCGCGTGCAGTGCCTCGGCCTCGGCACCGCGGCGGTCACGGTCATCGACGACCAGACCAGCATGATCGACGTGCTGCACAACACCTGCCAGTTCTTCAGCCACGAGAGCTGCGGCCAGTGTACGCCGTGCCGCGAGGGCACCGGGTGGATGCTGAAGATCACCGACCGCCTGCGGCGCGGGCTCGGCCGCAAGGAAGACCTCGACGTGCTGGTTGACGTCGCGGACCGAATCGGCATCATGCCGGGGACGACCATCTGCGGCCTCGCCGACGGCGCGGGCTGGCCGGTGAAGACCGCGATCCGCAAGTTCCGTGAGGAGTTTGAGGCCGCGATCAAGAGCGGGGCCAAGAGTAAGTACGCGAAGTCACTCGCAATGGCCGGCGCGCACTGA
- a CDS encoding NADH-quinone oxidoreductase subunit J codes for MNLFALTKTQEAGGQLALAAVLGIVGLVLLLPRPRGRFVPGGIAALVAAAAVFGAWVYNTYGNPLPDLLGTVLFWLFAGGALVFGTVLVVQKNPARGAIAFAFVILSTCGLFLLLAAPFLMAATIIIYAGAIIVTFLFVLMLSHADAASNENDRSREPLYGSFAGFAFVGLVLFSLYQTSQANAPVEPGAVRRGTPLPAPVLAAEERTKLADVVTRLDAAGAQLDDAPATASERAKRVEYFEKIMNDVAHVVGQVEQNASDGTLRTRLEMKAARPARADEPGEPAVLFREDTQARNALKQAAKVRTANFTVRRLELAFPAPPGALDTASVKAQARALRDEVAILYGTGDLPADNVRNLGFVLYSEHLLAIELAGTLLLVATIGAVAIAQSKRDPAGAGGDSRTQKGVAK; via the coding sequence ATGAACCTGTTCGCTCTCACCAAGACGCAGGAAGCCGGCGGGCAACTCGCCCTCGCGGCGGTCCTCGGCATCGTGGGGCTGGTCCTGCTCCTGCCGCGGCCCCGCGGGCGGTTCGTCCCCGGAGGGATCGCGGCGCTGGTCGCCGCGGCCGCCGTGTTCGGCGCGTGGGTGTACAACACCTACGGCAACCCGCTCCCCGATCTGCTCGGCACCGTGCTGTTCTGGCTGTTCGCCGGCGGCGCGCTCGTCTTCGGCACCGTGCTGGTCGTTCAGAAGAACCCGGCCCGCGGGGCCATTGCCTTCGCGTTCGTGATCCTCAGCACCTGCGGCCTGTTCCTCCTGCTCGCCGCCCCGTTCCTGATGGCCGCGACGATCATCATCTACGCCGGGGCGATCATCGTCACGTTCCTGTTCGTGCTGATGCTGTCGCACGCGGACGCGGCGTCGAACGAGAACGACCGCAGCCGCGAACCGCTGTACGGCAGCTTCGCCGGGTTCGCGTTCGTCGGGCTGGTGCTGTTCTCGCTCTACCAAACGAGTCAGGCGAACGCGCCCGTGGAGCCGGGCGCGGTGCGACGCGGGACGCCGCTGCCCGCGCCGGTCCTCGCCGCCGAGGAGCGAACGAAGCTGGCCGACGTCGTCACCCGCCTCGACGCCGCCGGTGCCCAACTCGACGACGCCCCGGCCACCGCGAGCGAGCGGGCCAAGCGGGTCGAATACTTCGAGAAAATCATGAACGACGTCGCGCACGTCGTCGGGCAGGTCGAGCAAAACGCCAGCGACGGCACGCTCCGCACGCGCCTGGAGATGAAGGCGGCCCGGCCCGCGCGAGCGGACGAGCCGGGCGAGCCCGCGGTGCTGTTCCGGGAGGACACGCAGGCCCGAAACGCGCTCAAGCAAGCGGCGAAGGTGCGCACCGCGAATTTCACCGTCCGGCGACTCGAGCTAGCGTTTCCGGCCCCGCCGGGCGCTCTGGACACGGCTTCGGTGAAGGCCCAGGCCCGGGCGCTCCGCGACGAGGTCGCGATCCTGTACGGCACCGGCGACCTGCCCGCGGACAACGTCCGCAACCTGGGGTTCGTGCTGTACTCCGAACACCTGCTCGCGATCGAACTGGCCGGCACGCTCCTGCTCGTCGCGACGATCGGCGCGGTCGCGATCGCCCAGAGCAAGCGCGACCCGGCGGGGGCCGGGGGGGATTCCCGCACTCAAAAGGGGGTCGCCAAGTGA
- a CDS encoding NuoI/complex I 23 kDa subunit family protein — protein MPIAESEVEWVEEARLGLWEQLYIPALLDGLKTTLGHMVSRKITEQYPEQEPKMPANYRGVHRLNRDAAGRVKCVACYMCATACPAHCIDIVAAPAPAEWQRDGREKYPETFVIDELRCIYCGMCEEACPVDAIELTTLCDLTGLSREQMVFDKEKLLSVFDATTKAGTDPVRTQAGRLSVASEAPPGQ, from the coding sequence ATGCCGATCGCCGAATCCGAAGTCGAATGGGTGGAAGAGGCCCGGCTGGGGCTGTGGGAACAGCTCTACATCCCCGCGCTCCTCGACGGCCTGAAGACCACGCTCGGGCACATGGTGAGTCGCAAGATCACCGAGCAGTACCCGGAGCAGGAGCCGAAGATGCCCGCGAACTACCGCGGCGTCCACCGGCTCAACCGCGACGCCGCCGGGCGCGTGAAGTGCGTCGCGTGCTACATGTGCGCGACCGCGTGCCCGGCCCACTGCATCGACATCGTCGCGGCCCCCGCCCCGGCCGAGTGGCAAAGGGACGGCCGCGAGAAGTACCCCGAAACGTTCGTCATCGACGAGCTGCGGTGCATCTACTGCGGCATGTGCGAAGAAGCGTGCCCCGTGGACGCGATCGAACTGACCACGCTCTGCGACCTCACCGGCCTGAGCCGCGAGCAGATGGTGTTCGACAAGGAAAAGCTCCTCAGCGTCTTCGACGCGACGACGAAAGCCGGCACCGACCCCGTGCGGACGCAGGCGGGGCGGCTCAGCGTGGCGAGCGAGGCGCCGCCGGGGCAGTGA
- the nuoL gene encoding NADH-quinone oxidoreductase subunit L, whose translation MSDPIGLAFIVLGLPLAAALIAWLFCGLPALRNYAHLPLIGACATAAVVAALLLTKVLDGGQSQYVSDPVTWFAAGHLKVRFTINVDALSAIMLAMITFIATFIAVFSGGYMHGDKGFPRYFAVMSLFVFSMCGLVLANNFLVLVAFWEGVGLCSYLLIGYYYEKPSAAAAARKAFLYTRVGDTGFLLGIFFLWRMGGWHTDLTLLFNHIATHPPDPAALTTACLLLFCGAVGKSAQFPLYVWLPDAMEGPTPVSALIHAATMVTAGVYLLARCAPLFVLAPDAQIIVSWIGGITALLAAFIALAQTDLKRVLAYSTVSQLGFMFMALGTGGAIDPAFAVGAAMFHLFTHAFFKALLFLSAGSVMHAMGGVIDVRKFGGLRKLMPITHVAFLCGAAALAGVPLLSGFWSKDLILESLTEASEGSSPYTAGYFALFIVACATAFLTAFYTFRAYFLTFWGPERVPEEAGHHAHESPSSMTIPLVVLAIGAVFVGIVLQPFTHWFTEFLETSPSLSQAHQSAHAAHIAHHLNWTLIGVSTVLALGGIGAAFVLYGAGGAERVPPGLDFVFALSRHKLYVDEIYQTVLVRPAAVVAFLARVFDGFLDALTRLIAAVPRFVGQWVRPIQNGLVQFYALSMALGLAVFLSFVVFRITR comes from the coding sequence GTGTCTGACCCGATCGGCCTCGCGTTTATTGTCCTCGGGCTGCCGCTGGCCGCGGCCCTCATCGCTTGGCTCTTTTGCGGGCTGCCGGCGCTCAGAAACTACGCCCACCTGCCGCTCATCGGCGCCTGTGCCACGGCGGCCGTGGTTGCGGCCCTGTTGCTCACCAAGGTTCTCGATGGCGGCCAGTCGCAGTACGTGTCCGACCCGGTGACATGGTTCGCCGCCGGGCACCTGAAGGTGCGGTTCACGATCAACGTGGACGCGCTGTCCGCGATCATGCTCGCCATGATCACGTTCATCGCCACGTTCATCGCGGTCTTCTCCGGCGGCTACATGCACGGGGACAAGGGCTTCCCCCGCTACTTCGCGGTGATGAGCCTGTTCGTGTTCAGCATGTGCGGGCTGGTGCTCGCGAACAACTTCCTCGTGCTCGTCGCCTTCTGGGAGGGCGTCGGCCTCTGCTCGTACCTGCTGATCGGCTACTACTACGAGAAGCCCAGCGCCGCCGCCGCCGCCCGCAAGGCGTTCCTGTACACACGCGTGGGCGACACCGGGTTCCTGCTCGGCATCTTCTTCCTGTGGCGCATGGGCGGGTGGCACACCGACCTGACCCTGCTCTTCAACCACATTGCCACGCACCCGCCGGACCCCGCGGCGCTGACGACCGCGTGCCTTCTGCTGTTCTGCGGGGCCGTGGGCAAGAGCGCGCAGTTCCCGCTGTACGTGTGGCTCCCGGACGCGATGGAGGGCCCGACGCCCGTCTCCGCGCTCATCCACGCGGCCACGATGGTGACGGCCGGCGTGTACCTGCTCGCCCGCTGCGCCCCGCTGTTCGTGCTGGCCCCGGACGCACAGATCATCGTCTCGTGGATCGGCGGCATCACGGCCCTATTGGCGGCGTTCATCGCCCTCGCCCAAACCGACCTCAAGCGCGTCCTCGCGTACTCGACCGTTAGCCAGCTCGGGTTCATGTTCATGGCGCTCGGCACCGGCGGCGCGATCGACCCGGCGTTCGCGGTGGGCGCGGCGATGTTCCACCTGTTCACCCACGCGTTCTTCAAGGCGCTCCTGTTCCTCTCCGCCGGGAGCGTGATGCACGCGATGGGCGGCGTCATCGACGTGCGGAAGTTCGGCGGGCTGCGGAAGCTGATGCCGATCACGCACGTCGCGTTCCTCTGCGGCGCCGCGGCCCTCGCCGGCGTGCCGCTCCTGTCGGGGTTCTGGAGCAAGGACCTGATCCTCGAATCGCTCACGGAGGCGAGCGAGGGCAGCAGCCCGTACACCGCCGGGTACTTCGCGCTGTTCATCGTGGCGTGCGCGACCGCGTTCCTGACCGCGTTCTACACGTTCCGCGCGTACTTCCTCACCTTCTGGGGGCCCGAGCGGGTGCCCGAAGAGGCCGGGCACCACGCCCACGAGTCGCCGTCGTCGATGACGATCCCCCTCGTGGTTCTCGCCATCGGCGCGGTGTTCGTCGGCATCGTGTTGCAGCCGTTCACGCACTGGTTCACGGAGTTCCTGGAAACCAGCCCGTCGCTGTCGCAGGCCCACCAGTCGGCCCACGCCGCGCACATCGCGCACCACCTGAACTGGACGCTGATCGGCGTGAGTACGGTCCTGGCGCTGGGCGGGATCGGTGCCGCGTTCGTGCTGTACGGCGCCGGCGGGGCGGAGAGGGTCCCGCCCGGACTGGATTTCGTGTTCGCGCTCTCGCGGCACAAGTTGTACGTGGACGAGATCTATCAGACCGTTCTGGTTCGCCCCGCGGCGGTGGTGGCGTTCCTGGCGCGCGTGTTCGACGGCTTCCTCGACGCGCTGACGCGCCTGATCGCCGCGGTCCCGCGGTTCGTCGGCCAGTGGGTGCGGCCGATCCAGAACGGGCTGGTGCAGTTTTACGCGCTCTCGATGGCCCTCGGGCTTGCCGTGTTTTTGTCGTTCGTCGTGTTCCGCATCACACGCTAG
- the nuoH gene encoding NADH-quinone oxidoreductase subunit NuoH, with the protein MPTFDPYYTAILIVGLVGGVLGVCGYLTLGERKISAWMQDRIGPNRVGPGGLLQPLADGGKFFLKEEVVPDHVDKVFYLLAPAVAVGTALMALAVVPFGATTPAPDPVPLVAPAPGRPSPVETFGAQQAEYASHFNFVLAPGLDIGVLYIFALGSLAVYGVILAGWSANNKYSLLGSLRSSAQIVSYEIPLGMSVLGVFIVVGSLNPEKIIAWQLSHGWFLLFQPLALLLFMTSTYAESSRLPFDLPEAEQELVGGYHTEYSSLKLGLMLLTEYVHLVTASFMLSVLFLGGWNLFGLESLVTDPVLGAVLKLLVLCTKMVGLCVFAQFVRWTIPRFRFDQLMNLAWKVMIPLALLNLVAVIFVKQFGAGLVVLTGVNALLFFGAGLMSARASGTVTNPKRPVAKQPPGLPAGVTYAAR; encoded by the coding sequence ATGCCGACCTTCGACCCCTACTACACCGCCATCCTCATCGTCGGCCTCGTCGGCGGCGTGCTGGGCGTGTGCGGCTACCTCACGCTCGGCGAGCGCAAGATCTCGGCCTGGATGCAGGACCGCATCGGCCCGAACCGCGTCGGCCCCGGCGGGCTGCTCCAGCCGCTCGCCGACGGCGGCAAGTTCTTCCTCAAGGAAGAAGTGGTCCCCGACCACGTCGATAAGGTCTTCTACCTCCTCGCGCCGGCGGTCGCCGTCGGCACCGCGCTCATGGCGCTGGCGGTGGTGCCGTTCGGCGCGACCACGCCCGCCCCGGACCCGGTGCCGCTCGTCGCACCGGCGCCCGGCCGGCCGTCGCCGGTCGAGACGTTCGGGGCGCAACAGGCGGAATACGCCAGCCACTTCAACTTCGTACTCGCGCCGGGCCTGGACATCGGCGTGCTCTACATTTTCGCCCTCGGCTCGCTGGCCGTGTACGGCGTGATCCTGGCCGGCTGGAGCGCGAACAACAAGTACTCGCTCCTGGGCTCGCTGCGGAGCTCCGCCCAGATCGTCAGCTACGAGATCCCCCTCGGCATGTCGGTGCTGGGCGTGTTCATCGTGGTCGGCTCGCTGAACCCGGAAAAGATCATCGCGTGGCAGCTCTCGCACGGCTGGTTCCTGCTGTTCCAGCCGCTCGCCCTCCTGCTGTTCATGACGAGCACCTACGCCGAGAGCAGCCGGCTCCCGTTCGACCTGCCGGAGGCCGAGCAGGAACTCGTCGGCGGCTACCACACGGAATACAGCTCGCTCAAACTGGGCCTGATGCTCCTCACGGAGTACGTCCACCTGGTCACCGCGAGCTTCATGCTGTCGGTCCTGTTCCTGGGCGGCTGGAACCTGTTCGGGCTGGAATCGCTCGTCACGGACCCGGTCCTCGGCGCGGTGCTGAAGCTCCTCGTGCTGTGCACGAAGATGGTCGGGCTCTGCGTCTTCGCGCAATTCGTGCGCTGGACGATTCCCCGGTTCCGCTTCGACCAGCTCATGAACCTGGCGTGGAAGGTCATGATCCCGCTGGCCCTCCTGAACCTCGTGGCCGTGATCTTCGTGAAGCAGTTCGGGGCCGGGCTAGTGGTGCTGACCGGGGTGAACGCCCTGCTGTTCTTCGGCGCGGGTCTGATGAGCGCCCGCGCCAGCGGTACGGTCACCAACCCGAAGCGTCCGGTCGCGAAACAGCCGCCGGGGCTGCCCGCGGGCGTGACTTACGCCGCCCGGTAG
- a CDS encoding molybdopterin-dependent oxidoreductase has translation MPTVYVNDKPVEIGTQKLNCVQAAELAGVFVPHYCWHEALSVVASCRMCLVEMGDLKDGKVTMQPKVLPGCQTPVKDGTVIVTGEYDKRDKGLPALPYDPAYTKTAALGDRAKKAQADTLEGLLINHPLDCPVCDKAGECKLQDFSYRYGRSESRMVDLKNTPPNKPALSSKITLFTDRCIMCTRCVRFTREISGTAELQVVGRGHHEEIDVFPGRPLENKLAGNVVDLCPVGALGSKDFLYKQRVWYLKTTDGVCNRCSTGCSTYVDANKDIVYRLRARYNPKAQGHFMCDDGRYGYHHANSGERFVRPLTKADGRFKPVVWSSLVPMLATEFATAAQENAAGVVAVLSPFLTVEEAFLFGTYFKSLAPGVRLVMGPVPVIGQDDKYPKNAKGESVEPVKFTVRAEKAPNRLGIEEVLKHLQGEVVPFATVASEAITAMWFAGGYPDPAHLDALVPASWKAPALLVAQDILPTVVTASAKYVLPATTGFEKDGTFVNHAGYIQTFARAVRPPVETRSELQLAHDLLGRRGLVQPAAVRAELAKAVPYFAGLTPEPKPTPQPASV, from the coding sequence ATGCCGACCGTTTACGTGAACGACAAGCCGGTCGAGATCGGCACCCAGAAGCTGAACTGCGTGCAGGCGGCCGAACTCGCCGGCGTGTTCGTGCCGCACTACTGCTGGCACGAGGCGCTGTCCGTCGTCGCGTCCTGCCGCATGTGCCTCGTCGAGATGGGCGACCTGAAGGACGGCAAGGTGACCATGCAGCCGAAGGTGCTGCCCGGCTGCCAGACGCCGGTCAAGGACGGCACCGTCATCGTCACCGGCGAGTACGACAAGCGCGATAAGGGGCTGCCCGCGCTCCCGTACGACCCCGCGTACACGAAAACCGCCGCCCTCGGCGACCGCGCGAAGAAGGCGCAAGCCGACACGCTCGAAGGGCTGCTCATCAACCACCCGCTCGACTGCCCGGTGTGCGACAAGGCCGGTGAGTGCAAGCTCCAGGACTTCTCGTACCGCTACGGCCGGTCGGAGTCGCGGATGGTGGACCTGAAGAACACGCCGCCGAACAAGCCGGCCCTGTCCAGCAAGATCACGCTCTTCACCGACCGCTGCATCATGTGTACGCGGTGCGTCCGGTTCACGCGGGAGATCTCCGGCACGGCGGAACTCCAGGTCGTCGGCCGCGGCCACCACGAGGAGATCGACGTGTTCCCCGGCCGGCCGCTGGAGAACAAGCTCGCCGGGAACGTCGTCGACCTGTGCCCGGTCGGCGCGCTCGGCAGCAAGGACTTCCTCTACAAGCAGCGCGTCTGGTACCTGAAGACCACCGACGGCGTGTGCAACCGCTGCTCGACGGGGTGCAGCACCTACGTCGACGCCAACAAGGACATCGTGTACCGCCTCCGCGCCCGGTACAACCCGAAGGCACAGGGGCACTTCATGTGCGACGACGGGCGGTACGGGTACCACCACGCGAACTCCGGCGAGCGGTTCGTCCGCCCGCTGACGAAGGCGGACGGCCGCTTCAAGCCGGTCGTGTGGTCCTCGCTCGTCCCGATGCTCGCCACCGAGTTCGCCACTGCGGCACAGGAGAATGCGGCGGGCGTCGTCGCGGTGCTGTCGCCGTTCCTGACCGTCGAAGAGGCGTTCCTGTTCGGCACGTACTTCAAGTCGCTCGCGCCGGGCGTGCGTCTCGTCATGGGGCCGGTCCCGGTGATCGGCCAGGACGACAAGTACCCGAAGAACGCCAAGGGCGAATCGGTCGAACCGGTGAAGTTCACCGTCCGCGCCGAGAAGGCCCCGAACCGCCTCGGCATCGAGGAGGTGCTGAAGCACCTTCAGGGCGAGGTGGTCCCGTTCGCGACCGTTGCCAGTGAGGCGATCACCGCGATGTGGTTCGCCGGCGGGTACCCCGACCCGGCGCACCTCGACGCACTGGTCCCCGCGAGCTGGAAGGCGCCCGCGCTCCTGGTCGCCCAGGACATCCTCCCGACCGTGGTGACGGCGTCCGCGAAGTACGTGCTCCCCGCGACGACCGGGTTCGAGAAGGACGGGACGTTCGTGAACCACGCCGGCTACATCCAGACGTTCGCCCGGGCCGTCCGCCCGCCGGTGGAAACGCGGAGCGAGTTGCAACTGGCGCACGACCTGCTCGGTCGCCGCGGGCTGGTGCAACCGGCCGCGGTGCGGGCGGAACTGGCGAAGGCGGTCCCGTACTTCGCGGGGCTGACCCCCGAGCCGAAGCCGACCCCGCAACCGGCGAGTGTGTAA
- a CDS encoding NADH-quinone oxidoreductase subunit D — protein MPLQTAAPVLEDVAGADQEFLYTLNFGPQHPATHTTLRLILTLDGETIVKAVPDIGYLHSGFEKLGEDLDFNQYVTIVDRMNYISPVANEIAWHHTVEKLIGIEITPRCKYLRTILAELARISDHLLCVGAAALDLGALTGFLYAFNAREKIYNVIESTAGQRFHPSYTRVGGLMADISDDVVALVRDFVKTFPKVHADICRLLNRNRIFIDRTKGIGVLSKEDAINTSCSGPVARASGVVRDLRKDEPYLAYKELAGAFKVVCGKGGDCYNRYLVRMGEMLESWKIIAAAVENLPTGPVNVELNDKLTIPDKNATYRSIEGLIQHFELFMWNRRWETPVEEVYGAHETANGELGFYVVADGGGKAFRARTRPPSFIHFAVFPMMIEGHQISDVPAVLGSLNIIAAELDR, from the coding sequence ATGCCGCTGCAAACCGCCGCTCCCGTTCTCGAAGACGTCGCTGGTGCGGACCAGGAGTTCCTCTACACCCTGAACTTCGGCCCGCAGCACCCGGCCACGCACACCACACTGCGGCTCATCCTCACCCTCGACGGCGAGACCATCGTCAAGGCCGTGCCGGACATCGGCTACCTGCACAGCGGGTTCGAGAAGCTGGGCGAGGACCTCGACTTCAACCAGTACGTGACCATCGTCGACCGGATGAACTACATCTCGCCGGTCGCGAACGAGATCGCGTGGCACCACACGGTCGAGAAGCTGATCGGCATCGAGATCACGCCCCGGTGCAAGTACCTCCGCACCATCCTGGCCGAACTCGCCCGCATCTCGGACCACCTGCTCTGCGTCGGCGCCGCCGCGCTCGACCTCGGCGCGCTGACCGGGTTCCTGTACGCCTTCAACGCCCGCGAGAAGATCTACAACGTCATCGAATCGACCGCGGGCCAGCGGTTCCACCCCAGCTACACGCGCGTCGGCGGCCTGATGGCCGACATCTCGGACGACGTCGTGGCCCTCGTCCGCGACTTCGTGAAAACCTTCCCCAAGGTTCACGCCGACATCTGCCGCCTCCTGAACCGCAACCGCATCTTCATCGACCGGACAAAGGGCATCGGCGTCCTGAGCAAAGAGGACGCCATCAACACGAGCTGCTCCGGGCCGGTGGCGCGGGCGAGCGGAGTGGTCCGCGACCTCCGCAAGGACGAGCCGTACCTCGCGTACAAGGAACTGGCCGGCGCGTTCAAGGTCGTGTGCGGCAAGGGCGGCGACTGCTACAACCGCTATCTGGTCCGCATGGGCGAGATGCTGGAGTCGTGGAAGATCATCGCCGCGGCCGTCGAGAACCTGCCCACGGGGCCGGTGAACGTCGAACTGAACGACAAGCTCACCATCCCCGACAAGAACGCCACCTACCGCAGCATCGAGGGGCTGATCCAGCACTTCGAGCTGTTCATGTGGAACCGCCGGTGGGAAACGCCGGTGGAAGAGGTGTACGGGGCCCACGAGACGGCGAACGGCGAACTCGGCTTCTACGTGGTGGCGGACGGCGGCGGCAAGGCGTTCCGCGCCCGCACCCGGCCGCCGTCGTTCATCCACTTCGCCGTCTTCCCGATGATGATCGAGGGCCACCAGATCAGCGACGTGCCCGCCGTACTGGGGAGCCTGAACATCATCGCGGCGGAGTTGGATCGATGA
- a CDS encoding NADH-quinone oxidoreductase subunit C, with the protein MPYLDTLNAKFAGAFATSAFRDNQRVVLSAEKAFTVLFPLLKCLKEECGFDFLAELGGIDYLHYPHATDRFCVVYGLTNTTTGERVWVKAFANDPDPELPSVVALWKGADWMEREVYDMYGVRFPGHPDPRRILMPSEYTGHPLRKDYPLRGYGERHNFPTVTRADS; encoded by the coding sequence ATGCCCTACCTCGACACACTCAACGCGAAGTTCGCCGGGGCGTTCGCCACGTCGGCGTTCCGCGACAACCAGCGGGTGGTACTGAGCGCCGAAAAGGCGTTCACGGTCCTGTTCCCGCTGCTGAAGTGCCTCAAAGAGGAGTGCGGGTTCGACTTCCTCGCGGAACTCGGCGGCATCGACTACCTGCACTACCCGCACGCGACCGACCGCTTCTGCGTGGTGTACGGGCTGACGAACACGACCACCGGCGAACGCGTGTGGGTGAAGGCGTTCGCCAACGACCCGGACCCCGAGTTGCCGTCCGTGGTGGCCCTGTGGAAGGGCGCCGACTGGATGGAGCGCGAGGTGTACGACATGTACGGCGTGCGGTTCCCCGGGCACCCGGACCCGCGCCGCATCCTGATGCCGAGCGAGTACACCGGCCACCCGCTCCGCAAGGACTACCCGCTCCGCGGGTACGGCGAGCGCCACAACTTCCCGACCGTCACGCGGGCCGACAGTTGA